A genomic window from Pyxidicoccus trucidator includes:
- a CDS encoding M57 family metalloprotease, whose amino-acid sequence MTQSKFVGALAGLALLAGCGGSEGTTPTPETTGQGMSWEQFLSLVYQEPDTGIFIADGDTTFASEKLLREFYENNVKNGQLIVHTAGGVDAKWSDTAKKNITYCVSTTFGTNHARAVTEMASAAAAWEAAGDVKFVYVSAQNGSCTASNNNVVFDVRPVNSGGQYLARAFFPNDSRANRNVLIDNTAFGNTSPWTLTGILRHELGHTLGFRHEHTRPESGTCFEDNNWRALTTYDSASVMHYPQCNGSQSGDLVITAKDTQGIQALYGAPGGTPPPTGTPTTETRSGSVAASANTHYGPFSVVAGTSFSVAMTGSGDPDLYVQFGSAPTTTSYACRPYLSGAAESCNVTVPAGVTSAYIMVRGYTAASFNLTINYTKPGTGGTGTPKTDTKSGSVASGSVTNLPAYSVLAGTTFKVVMSGTGDPDLYVQFGSAPTTTSYACRPYLSGAAETCEVTVPAGQTSAYIGVRGYTAGTYTLNINYTSP is encoded by the coding sequence ATGACCCAGTCCAAGTTCGTCGGCGCCCTCGCGGGCCTCGCGCTGCTCGCCGGTTGCGGCGGCAGCGAAGGCACCACCCCCACTCCCGAGACCACCGGTCAGGGCATGTCGTGGGAGCAGTTCCTGTCCCTGGTGTACCAGGAGCCGGACACGGGCATCTTCATCGCCGACGGCGACACGACGTTCGCCTCCGAGAAGCTGCTGCGCGAGTTCTACGAGAACAACGTCAAGAACGGCCAGCTCATCGTCCACACGGCGGGTGGCGTGGACGCGAAGTGGAGCGACACGGCGAAGAAGAACATCACCTACTGCGTGAGCACCACGTTCGGCACCAACCACGCCAGGGCGGTGACGGAGATGGCCAGCGCGGCGGCCGCCTGGGAGGCGGCGGGCGACGTGAAGTTCGTCTACGTGAGCGCGCAGAACGGCAGCTGCACCGCGAGCAACAACAACGTGGTGTTCGACGTGCGCCCGGTGAACTCGGGTGGCCAGTACCTGGCCCGCGCGTTCTTCCCGAACGACTCGCGCGCCAACCGCAACGTGCTCATCGACAACACGGCCTTCGGCAACACGTCGCCGTGGACGCTGACGGGCATCCTGCGCCACGAGCTGGGCCACACGCTGGGCTTCCGCCACGAGCACACCCGCCCCGAGTCCGGCACGTGCTTCGAGGACAACAACTGGCGCGCGCTGACCACGTACGACTCCGCGTCCGTCATGCACTACCCGCAGTGCAACGGCTCGCAGTCGGGTGACCTGGTCATCACCGCCAAGGACACGCAGGGCATCCAGGCGCTCTACGGCGCTCCGGGTGGCACGCCGCCCCCGACGGGCACCCCCACCACGGAGACCCGCTCCGGCTCCGTGGCGGCGAGCGCGAACACCCACTACGGTCCCTTCTCCGTGGTGGCCGGCACCAGCTTCTCGGTGGCGATGACGGGCTCGGGTGACCCGGACCTGTACGTGCAGTTCGGCTCGGCGCCCACGACGACCAGCTACGCCTGCCGTCCGTACCTCAGCGGCGCGGCCGAGTCGTGCAACGTGACGGTGCCCGCGGGCGTGACGAGCGCGTACATCATGGTGCGCGGCTACACCGCCGCCAGCTTCAACCTGACCATCAACTACACCAAGCCCGGCACCGGCGGCACCGGTACGCCGAAGACGGACACGAAGTCCGGCAGCGTGGCCTCGGGCAGCGTCACGAACCTCCCCGCGTACTCCGTGCTGGCCGGCACCACCTTCAAGGTGGTGATGTCGGGCACGGGTGACCCGGACCTGTACGTGCAGTTCGGCTCGGCGCCCACGACGACCAGCTACGCCTGCCGTCCGTACCTCAGCGGCGCGGCCGAGACGTGCGAAGTCACCGTGCCGGCGGGCCAGACGAGCGCGTACATCGGCGTGCGCGGTTACACGGCCGGTACGTACACGCTGAACATCAACTACACCTCGCCGTAG
- a CDS encoding MDR family MFS transporter — MSGALVQAVRALAGGLPRTYWVLWVGTLVNRLGSFVVPFLALYLTRERGFTVEQAGLVASLHGAGTVLAGPLGGTLADRVGRRLTLAGGLWLGSAGMLFLGFSREPFWIAVAAFTLGVLGELYRPAVSAAVADVVPPRDRTRAFGLLYWVVNVGFAIALPVAGLMTRFGYVTLFVADAITTFVYGCFIWLFLPETRPTRRPAGEQASAPASPPAASPLAPFRDPVFLSFGLPIFVVSLIFFQGHMALPLDLGGRGLTPAQFGSVLAVNGVLIVVMQPFTGRWLGQQRRAVALALAAALTGVGFGLHALSANVGLAMLAVLVWTLGEIAQAPVAPTVVADLAPPELRGSYQGAYHMLWGLAACAAPALGGLVMGRFGSTTLWLCCLVLGVAAAGWHLAIAGARRRRMDTLRTLRPDVSTSAD, encoded by the coding sequence ATGAGCGGCGCCCTGGTCCAGGCCGTGCGCGCCCTCGCGGGGGGCCTGCCCCGCACGTACTGGGTGCTGTGGGTGGGCACGCTGGTGAACCGGCTGGGCTCCTTCGTGGTGCCCTTCCTCGCCCTCTACCTCACGCGCGAGCGGGGCTTCACCGTGGAGCAGGCGGGCCTCGTCGCCTCGCTGCACGGCGCGGGGACGGTGCTGGCGGGGCCGCTGGGTGGCACGCTCGCGGACCGCGTGGGCCGGCGCCTCACCCTGGCCGGGGGCCTGTGGCTGGGCTCGGCGGGCATGCTCTTCCTCGGCTTCTCCCGCGAGCCCTTCTGGATTGCCGTCGCCGCCTTCACGCTGGGCGTGCTGGGAGAGCTGTACCGGCCCGCGGTGTCCGCCGCCGTCGCGGACGTGGTGCCGCCGCGGGACAGGACTCGCGCCTTTGGCCTGCTCTACTGGGTCGTCAACGTGGGCTTCGCCATCGCCCTTCCGGTGGCCGGGCTGATGACCCGCTTCGGCTACGTGACGCTCTTCGTCGCCGACGCCATCACCACCTTCGTCTACGGCTGCTTCATCTGGCTGTTCCTGCCGGAGACGCGGCCCACCCGCCGGCCCGCGGGCGAGCAGGCCAGCGCCCCCGCGAGCCCCCCGGCGGCCTCGCCGCTCGCGCCCTTTCGAGACCCGGTGTTCCTCTCCTTCGGCCTGCCCATCTTCGTGGTGTCCCTCATCTTCTTCCAGGGCCACATGGCGCTGCCGCTGGACCTGGGCGGGCGGGGGCTGACGCCGGCGCAGTTCGGCTCGGTGCTCGCGGTCAACGGCGTCCTCATCGTCGTGATGCAGCCCTTCACCGGCCGGTGGCTGGGCCAGCAGCGCCGCGCCGTCGCGCTGGCCCTGGCGGCGGCGCTCACTGGCGTGGGCTTCGGCCTGCACGCGCTGTCCGCCAACGTGGGACTGGCGATGCTGGCCGTCCTGGTGTGGACGCTGGGGGAGATTGCCCAGGCGCCGGTGGCGCCCACCGTGGTGGCGGACCTCGCTCCGCCCGAGCTGCGCGGCAGCTACCAGGGCGCCTACCACATGCTGTGGGGACTGGCCGCCTGCGCCGCGCCCGCGCTGGGCGGACTGGTGATGGGCCGCTTTGGCTCCACCACGCTGTGGCTCTGCTGCCTCGTGCTGGGCGTCGCCGCGGCGGGCTGGCACCTCGCCATCGCCGGAGCCCGACGCCGCCGCATGGACACGCTGCGCACCCTGCGCCCGGACGTCAGCACGAGCGCGGACTGA